GGCCAGATACGCGGCGCAGCGCAGCGCATCCTGCCGGTAGCCGGTAACGATGCCGTGCCGGGTGGCGCCGCCGGCATTCGGATCGCCCTCGATGCGCTGGAACTCGCGCAAGAGCCGCGCCCGCTTGGCCTTGTTGCGGCGCGGCGCATAGGGCCCCGGATCGCAGAGCACCTCGGCGCGCGCGCCCTTCACCACGATAAAGCCCAGCCCCAGCCGCCGGCAGAGCGAAAGATTGTCCTTCAGCGCCCGCCGCGCGGTGCGGCCCGAGGGTTTCGGTACGGCGATATAGACCGCGTCGCTCACCGCCAGCCGCGCCACCGCCTGATGGAACAGCGCCAGCGACAGCCGCAGCTTCAGCTCGACGATCACCGGCTCCTCGTCGCCGCGCAGCGCCACGAGATCGGCCGCGCCGACCTCGCCCTTGACCTCGTATCCCTGCCCCTCAAGCAGCGCCTTGACCGGCGCGTAGAGCTCGCTTTCCCGTTCCATGCCCGGAGCTTGGCCGGAGCGGTTGCCGCTGTCCATCCCTTGCCCTAGCCTGCGCGACGACACGCCCCCCGAAAGGTCTGCCCATGCGCCGCACCCCGCTTGCCATCTGCCTCTGGCTCGCCCTCGCCCCCGCCGCCATCGCGCAATGTCAGGGCGAGGATCTGCGCGAGACGATGAGCGCCGGGGAGCGCGCCCGGCTCGACGCGCGGGTCGCCGCCATGCCCTATGCCACCGGCAACCGCTGGCGGGCCGAGCGCAATGGCGAGGTGAT
The window above is part of the Salipiger abyssi genome. Proteins encoded here:
- a CDS encoding DUF2161 domain-containing phosphodiesterase, with the protein product MERESELYAPVKALLEGQGYEVKGEVGAADLVALRGDEEPVIVELKLRLSLALFHQAVARLAVSDAVYIAVPKPSGRTARRALKDNLSLCRRLGLGFIVVKGARAEVLCDPGPYAPRRNKAKRARLLREFQRIEGDPNAGGATRHGIVTGYRQDALRCAAYLAEHGACRGRDVAEATGVAVATRIMRDNHYGWFARIGTGVYELTGTGRAGLKHWAYSW